The proteins below come from a single Pieris brassicae chromosome 1, ilPieBrab1.1, whole genome shotgun sequence genomic window:
- the LOC123712960 gene encoding complex III assembly factor LYRM7 codes for MEKLRHTVLKNFKSLHRTRLKIFDGDHKALTAARLKINDEYKKNKAVKDEEAIKAMVKFSEEIEQELKTQVIQAREVKPGVFEARITEDTVKLDNVMFDENAELPKRRRKNQQCCQDKKDK; via the exons atggaaaaaCTAAGACATACC GTAttgaaaaattttaaaagtctgCATCGAACTCGACTTAAAATTTTCGATGGGGACCATAAGGCACTAACTGCGGCAAGACTAAAAATAAACGatgaatataagaaaaataaagcaGTCAAAGATGAAGAAGCAATAAAAGCC aTGGTTAAGTTTAGTGAGGAAATTGAACAAGAACTGAAAACTCAAGTCATTCAAGCCCGAGAAGTCAAGCCTGGTGTGTTTg agGCAAGAATTACTGAAGACACTGTTAAGCTGGACAATGTCATGTTCGATGAAAATGCAGAATTACCAAAAAGACGTAGAAAAAATCAACAATGTTGTCAGGACAagaaagataaataa